From Streptomyces sp. NBC_01754, a single genomic window includes:
- a CDS encoding bifunctional glycosyltransferase/CDP-glycerol:glycerophosphate glycerophosphotransferase has translation MPRFSVIVPAYRVQPYLHACLDSVLNQSFKDYEIIVVDDGSPDACGSIADEYAARDPRVGVVHLPRNSGLGPARNAGMARATGDYLLFLDGDDTFAPEALQTVADRLEATGGPDVLVYDYARTYWSGESVRNIFARCLDESGPASFRLTDRPGLLKVLMVVWNKAYRRAFIEKEGFTFPTGYYEDTPWTYPVLMAAGSIAVLDAVCVAYRQRRRGNILSTTTRRHFDVFDQYDRVFAFIDARPELDLWRPVMFRRMLDHFSTLYTSHGRLPRGTRAQFFRRARAHCRRYRAPGAAVPRRARLRHALFRLGAHRTYRALWAAQRLYCGTRGAVAAVRRAARGAALQLHYRLQLCLPVRPDEAVFAAYWNRGYTCSPAALEATARALVPGLRTSWICRPEDAHTVPGATRVLHPGTAAYWTALARSGYLVNNVNFDRRLVKRRGQVLLQTHHGTPLKTMGTDLVHRPAAAGSMDFAQLLRNADKWDFSLSANQHSTLVWERTYPAGYTTLEYGSPRNDVFHRARPEETARLRERLGVPEGGTALLYAPTHRDYRREGHHLLELEQFVRVLGPRFVVLARSHYLDTASRTTAGRVPHPQIIDVSDHPSVEELCLASDALITDYSSLMFDYVNLDRPVVLHLEDRQAYEAARGTYFDLESFPPGAVSRSQEELHEIFATDHWRGPRSAQRRAAFRARFCPYDDGHAAERVVRRVFLGESPGAALPASAAGLRPSGAPRQVTVREYTSG, from the coding sequence GTGCCCCGGTTCAGTGTCATCGTGCCCGCGTACCGGGTCCAGCCGTATCTGCACGCGTGTCTCGACTCCGTGCTGAACCAGTCCTTCAAGGACTACGAGATCATCGTGGTCGACGACGGTTCACCGGACGCCTGCGGCTCGATCGCCGACGAGTACGCCGCCCGCGACCCCCGGGTCGGCGTCGTCCACCTCCCCCGGAACTCGGGCCTCGGACCCGCCCGTAACGCCGGGATGGCCCGGGCCACCGGGGACTACCTGCTCTTCCTGGACGGTGACGACACCTTCGCCCCCGAGGCGCTCCAGACCGTCGCCGACCGCCTGGAGGCCACCGGCGGCCCCGACGTCCTGGTCTACGACTACGCCCGTACGTACTGGTCGGGCGAGAGCGTCCGCAACATCTTCGCCCGGTGCCTCGACGAGAGCGGCCCGGCCTCCTTCCGGCTGACGGACCGGCCCGGACTGCTCAAGGTCCTCATGGTCGTCTGGAACAAGGCCTACCGACGGGCGTTCATCGAGAAGGAAGGGTTCACCTTCCCGACCGGCTACTACGAGGACACCCCCTGGACCTACCCGGTGCTGATGGCCGCCGGATCGATCGCCGTCCTGGACGCCGTCTGCGTCGCCTACCGCCAGCGGCGGCGCGGCAACATCCTCTCCACCACCACCCGCAGGCACTTCGACGTCTTCGACCAGTACGACCGGGTGTTCGCCTTCATCGACGCCCGTCCCGAACTCGACCTCTGGCGCCCGGTGATGTTCCGCCGGATGCTCGACCACTTCTCCACGCTGTACACCTCCCACGGCCGGCTCCCGCGCGGCACCCGGGCGCAGTTCTTCCGCCGGGCCCGCGCGCACTGCCGCCGCTACCGCGCCCCGGGAGCGGCCGTACCGAGGCGCGCCCGGCTGCGGCACGCCCTGTTCCGGCTGGGGGCCCACCGCACCTACCGCGCCCTGTGGGCCGCCCAGCGGCTGTACTGCGGGACGCGGGGCGCCGTGGCGGCGGTACGCCGGGCGGCCCGTGGAGCCGCCCTCCAGCTGCACTACCGGCTCCAGCTGTGCCTGCCGGTGCGGCCGGACGAGGCCGTGTTCGCCGCGTACTGGAACCGCGGCTACACCTGTAGCCCGGCCGCGCTGGAGGCCACCGCACGCGCGCTCGTCCCGGGGCTGCGCACCTCCTGGATCTGCCGGCCCGAGGACGCGCACACCGTGCCGGGCGCCACCCGGGTGCTGCACCCGGGGACGGCCGCGTACTGGACGGCCCTGGCACGCTCCGGATACCTCGTCAACAACGTCAACTTCGACCGCCGGCTGGTCAAGAGGCGGGGACAGGTCCTCCTGCAGACCCACCACGGGACGCCCCTGAAGACGATGGGGACCGACCTCGTGCACCGTCCCGCGGCGGCCGGGTCCATGGACTTCGCCCAGCTGCTGCGCAACGCCGACAAGTGGGACTTCTCACTCTCCGCCAACCAGCACTCCACCCTGGTGTGGGAGCGCACCTACCCCGCCGGATACACCACCCTGGAGTACGGCAGCCCCCGCAACGACGTCTTCCACCGCGCCCGCCCCGAGGAGACCGCGCGGCTGCGCGAGCGGCTGGGCGTCCCGGAGGGCGGCACGGCCCTGCTGTACGCCCCGACCCACCGCGACTACCGGCGCGAGGGCCACCACCTGCTGGAACTCGAACAGTTCGTCCGCGTGCTCGGTCCCCGCTTCGTCGTCCTGGCCCGCTCCCACTACCTCGACACCGCGTCCCGGACGACGGCCGGGCGCGTCCCGCACCCGCAGATCATCGACGTGAGCGACCACCCGTCCGTCGAGGAGCTCTGCCTCGCCTCGGACGCGCTGATCACGGACTACTCGTCACTCATGTTCGACTACGTCAACCTGGACCGCCCCGTCGTCCTGCACCTGGAGGACCGGCAGGCGTACGAGGCGGCGCGCGGCACCTACTTCGACCTGGAGTCGTTCCCGCCGGGGGCGGTGTCCCGCAGCCAGGAGGAGCTGCACGAGATCTTCGCGACCGACCACTGGCGCGGCCCCCGCTCCGCCCAGCGCCGGGCGGCGTTCCGGGCCCGGTTCTGCCCGTACGACGACGGGCACGCGGCGGAGCGGGTGGTGCGCCGGGTCTTCCTCGGTGAGTCCCCGGGGGCGGCGCTGCCTGCCTCCGCGGCGGGCCTGCGGCCCTCCGGGGCGCCCCGGCAGGTGACGGTGCGGGAGTACACCAGCGGCTGA
- a CDS encoding bifunctional glycosyltransferase/CDP-glycerol:glycerophosphate glycerophosphotransferase, whose amino-acid sequence MNTPDVSCVITPGPGGATALRASVESVLAQSLRAVEALVVLDPDAGAAVHAVADALTGRAPDRVRVLAAGSPGGFAAVPRNAGLSAARGTYVLVLGDGELLQRHACRTLWETGERTRADLVAGGWSALTGDGTKEQEPPWQSALLPRSRVVTRLTDAPQLVVRDALVTGFCVRREALERHGLRYDEDLGHSETAFGPRAASAAGRIALVRRRIVCERALADPGRDLAGLVEAHRRVCHLLDAQGLTELREERERAFLLDHLVALVRTYPTRPAAERARLAATAARVLPECVPVPALLTLPPVERVGVRLLERGDADGVLAAAYALRRRGTVAGPLVRGDDGRVRWQGGGEDPALDVTELGHQHRTFGELRLMNRLTRYEADGGRVLLEGRLVLPGHTGPGPAPAARLEFRVRDGSRTCGFPVEEMRRDATGISWRARVDLTRSLRPLGIGDTLWDARMVVEDGPVRSVSDLFAAHDLVGPQDRSPARPRLGRTAGDTWQPYVTLKDHLALRMEARRRPARTTRQLVHYATHFRPARRARLLLRALGRRLDRLRSRELKVSLYHACFLRLPVRRGSVVFESHMGTCYGDSPRAIHEEIRRRGLPLRCVWSHEGSREGFPAGERLVRRWSWRYLWALARAEYWVDNQGFPQHLRKPSGTTYLQTWHGSAYKRMGLDERRVRMQNARQRERLQQAVHRFDHFLVRSEHDVRTLARAYRLPGRTLLRTGYPRNDVLFAARARDEAQGRLPRGRLAERLGLDDHRGVVLYAPTFRGGPGRRGRRRLPLDAARFAERFGDRYTLLVRAHYLEAASLPVCPPGTVVDVSDHHDTGELLALADVLVTDYSSIMFDYALLDRPIVLFAPDLDAYAAERGSYFDLREKAPGPLAATEDELFAVFDRLKAADTGFQAARAAFAEEFGGYDRGDAARAVVDTVFARHLSRTTHRTGEDRR is encoded by the coding sequence GTGAACACCCCCGACGTCAGTTGTGTGATCACGCCCGGACCGGGCGGCGCGACGGCGCTGCGGGCGTCCGTGGAGTCCGTGCTCGCCCAGTCCCTGCGCGCCGTCGAGGCCCTGGTCGTGCTGGACCCGGACGCCGGCGCGGCCGTCCACGCGGTGGCCGACGCCCTCACCGGCCGCGCTCCGGACCGCGTCCGCGTGCTGGCCGCCGGCTCCCCGGGGGGCTTCGCCGCCGTACCCCGCAACGCCGGCCTGTCGGCGGCCAGGGGCACCTACGTCCTCGTCCTCGGCGACGGTGAGCTCCTCCAGCGGCACGCCTGCCGCACCCTCTGGGAGACCGGCGAGCGCACCCGGGCCGACCTGGTGGCGGGAGGCTGGAGCGCACTCACCGGGGACGGCACCAAGGAGCAGGAACCCCCCTGGCAGTCCGCCCTGTTGCCGCGCTCCCGGGTCGTCACCCGGCTCACCGACGCACCCCAGCTGGTCGTCCGGGACGCCCTGGTGACCGGTTTCTGCGTGCGCCGCGAAGCCCTCGAACGGCACGGCCTGCGCTACGACGAGGACCTGGGCCACAGCGAGACCGCCTTCGGGCCCCGGGCGGCGTCCGCAGCCGGCCGGATCGCACTCGTCCGCCGCCGGATCGTCTGCGAACGGGCCCTGGCGGACCCCGGCCGGGACCTCGCCGGGCTCGTGGAGGCGCACCGCCGGGTCTGCCACCTCCTGGACGCCCAGGGGCTGACGGAACTGCGGGAGGAGCGGGAGCGCGCCTTCCTCCTCGACCACCTCGTCGCCCTCGTCCGTACCTACCCGACGCGGCCCGCCGCGGAGCGCGCGCGGCTCGCGGCGACCGCCGCCCGGGTGCTGCCGGAGTGCGTCCCGGTCCCGGCGCTGCTCACCCTCCCGCCCGTCGAACGCGTCGGGGTGAGGCTGCTGGAGCGCGGGGACGCGGACGGGGTGCTCGCGGCGGCGTACGCGCTGCGCCGGCGGGGGACCGTGGCGGGGCCGCTCGTGCGCGGGGACGACGGGCGGGTGCGCTGGCAGGGTGGCGGGGAGGACCCCGCGCTGGACGTCACGGAACTGGGCCACCAGCACCGCACGTTCGGCGAGCTGCGGCTGATGAACCGGCTCACCCGCTACGAGGCCGACGGCGGCCGGGTCCTGCTCGAAGGCCGTCTCGTCCTGCCCGGCCACACCGGCCCCGGGCCCGCCCCGGCCGCCCGGCTGGAGTTCCGGGTGCGGGACGGCTCGCGGACCTGCGGCTTCCCCGTCGAGGAAATGCGGCGCGACGCCACCGGCATCAGCTGGCGTGCCCGCGTCGACCTCACCCGTTCCCTGCGCCCCCTCGGTATCGGGGACACCCTCTGGGACGCCCGGATGGTCGTCGAGGACGGCCCGGTCCGCTCGGTCAGCGACCTCTTCGCCGCGCACGACCTCGTCGGCCCGCAGGACCGTTCGCCGGCCCGCCCCCGGCTCGGCCGGACGGCGGGTGACACCTGGCAGCCCTACGTCACCCTCAAGGACCATCTGGCGCTCCGCATGGAAGCCCGCCGCCGCCCCGCGCGCACCACCCGGCAGCTGGTCCACTACGCCACCCACTTCCGCCCCGCCCGCCGGGCCAGGCTCCTGCTGCGCGCCCTGGGCCGGCGCCTCGACCGGCTGCGCTCCCGGGAGCTGAAGGTCTCGCTGTACCACGCGTGCTTCCTGCGGCTGCCCGTGCGCAGGGGCTCCGTGGTGTTCGAGAGCCATATGGGCACCTGTTACGGCGACAGTCCCCGGGCGATCCACGAGGAGATCCGGCGCAGGGGGCTGCCCCTGCGCTGCGTCTGGTCCCACGAGGGCTCCCGGGAGGGGTTCCCGGCCGGTGAACGGCTGGTGCGCCGCTGGTCCTGGCGGTATCTGTGGGCCCTGGCCCGGGCGGAGTACTGGGTCGACAACCAGGGCTTCCCGCAGCACCTGCGCAAACCGTCCGGCACCACCTACCTACAGACCTGGCACGGGTCGGCGTACAAGCGCATGGGCCTCGACGAGCGGCGGGTGCGCATGCAGAACGCGCGGCAGCGCGAGCGGCTCCAGCAGGCCGTCCACCGCTTCGACCACTTCCTGGTCCGCTCCGAGCACGACGTGCGCACCCTCGCCCGCGCCTACCGGCTGCCCGGACGTACGCTGCTGCGCACCGGATACCCGCGCAACGACGTCCTGTTCGCGGCGCGCGCCCGGGACGAGGCACAGGGGCGGCTGCCGCGCGGGCGGCTCGCCGAACGGCTGGGCCTGGACGACCACCGCGGGGTCGTGCTGTACGCGCCGACGTTCCGGGGCGGGCCCGGCAGGCGCGGGCGGCGGCGGCTCCCGCTGGACGCCGCCCGCTTCGCGGAGCGCTTCGGCGACCGGTACACCCTGCTGGTGCGGGCGCACTACCTGGAGGCGGCGAGCCTGCCCGTGTGCCCGCCCGGGACGGTCGTGGACGTGTCGGACCACCACGACACGGGCGAACTGCTCGCGCTCGCCGACGTCCTGGTCACCGACTACTCGTCGATCATGTTCGACTACGCGCTCCTGGACCGCCCGATCGTCCTGTTCGCGCCCGACCTCGACGCGTACGCCGCCGAGCGGGGCAGCTACTTCGACCTGCGGGAGAAGGCGCCCGGACCGCTGGCCGCGACCGAGGACGAGCTGTTCGCGGTGTTCGACCGCCTCAAGGCCGCCGACACCGGATTCCAGGCGGCGCGCGCCGCGTTCGCCGAGGAGTTCGGCGGCTACGACCGGGGGGACGCGGCACGCGCCGTGGTGGACACCGTCTTCGCCCGGCATCTGTCCCGCACCACGCACCGCACCGGGGAGGACCGCCGATGA
- a CDS encoding glycosyltransferase, with the protein MSTGRDVFIVANSTDELGGVTGWTHRTAHLFQERGHRVHVIGVHAAELKMALPEEPGHPVTALYPEHPPTPWAPKGVRDRFRIPARRREAARVARKRQAVERLSGIFRAARPGGVVIVTQVWAMEWVGEADTAGLTVIGMSHESYDYSRASHRHRWIKNHYAGLDRWLVLTEEDADIWAGDGMDNVGFMPNALAALPEVPSPRTGRSVASIGRLTDQKGIDMLLDTWALVAPQRPDWTLDVYGAGEDETALRERCTGLGLDGSVRWRGRTDDVPGALARSSVFAQSSRGEGFPLALLEAMASGVPCAAFDCAPGVREIVRDGQDGLLAPAGDIGALADRLLRLTGNPRLRDAMGERARTGVQRFSEAEIVRRWEELFALLER; encoded by the coding sequence ATGAGTACCGGCCGTGACGTCTTCATCGTCGCCAACAGCACCGACGAACTCGGCGGGGTGACCGGCTGGACGCACCGCACCGCCCACCTCTTCCAGGAGCGGGGTCACCGGGTGCACGTCATCGGGGTGCACGCCGCCGAGCTGAAGATGGCGCTGCCCGAGGAGCCCGGACACCCCGTCACCGCGCTCTACCCGGAGCACCCGCCGACGCCCTGGGCGCCCAAGGGCGTACGGGACCGGTTCCGGATCCCCGCCCGGCGGCGGGAGGCGGCCCGGGTGGCGCGCAAACGGCAGGCCGTCGAGCGGCTCTCCGGGATCTTCCGGGCGGCGCGGCCGGGCGGGGTGGTGATCGTCACCCAGGTGTGGGCCATGGAGTGGGTCGGTGAGGCGGACACGGCCGGCCTCACCGTCATCGGGATGAGCCACGAGTCCTACGACTACTCCCGGGCGAGCCACCGCCACCGCTGGATCAAGAACCACTACGCAGGTCTCGACCGCTGGCTGGTCCTCACCGAGGAGGACGCCGACATCTGGGCGGGCGACGGCATGGACAACGTCGGCTTCATGCCGAACGCCCTGGCCGCGCTGCCCGAGGTGCCGTCACCGCGCACCGGGAGGTCGGTGGCGAGCATCGGCCGGCTCACCGACCAGAAGGGCATCGACATGCTCCTGGACACCTGGGCGCTGGTCGCCCCGCAGCGGCCCGACTGGACGCTGGACGTGTACGGGGCGGGCGAGGACGAGACGGCCCTCCGGGAACGGTGCACCGGCCTGGGCCTCGACGGCTCGGTGCGCTGGCGGGGCCGCACGGACGACGTGCCCGGGGCGCTCGCCCGGTCCTCCGTCTTCGCCCAGTCCTCCCGGGGCGAGGGGTTCCCGCTCGCGCTGCTGGAGGCGATGGCGAGCGGGGTGCCGTGCGCGGCGTTCGACTGCGCGCCGGGTGTGCGGGAGATCGTGCGGGACGGCCAGGACGGGCTGCTCGCGCCCGCCGGTGACATCGGTGCCCTCGCCGACCGGCTGCTGCGGCTCACCGGCAACCCCCGGCTGAGGGACGCGATGGGGGAGCGGGCGCGGACCGGTGTCCAGCGGTTCTCCGAGGCCGAGATCGTGCGCCGCTGGGAGGAGCTGTTCGCGCTCCTGGAGCGCTGA